In one Massilia endophytica genomic region, the following are encoded:
- a CDS encoding branched-chain amino acid ABC transporter permease — MDTFIQQIINGLVLGSMYALVALGYTMVYGVLNLINFAHGDVLMIGAMIGLTILRLLEAYAPGLPGYVQLAVAIIGAIPLCMLVNIIIERVAYRRLRNAPRLAPLITAIGVSILLQTFAMMIWGRNPLPFPQLLPSDPILVGGAVISVTQVLLLVLAAASMFGLVMLVEKTRMGRAMRAVAENPRVAGLMGVDSNRVIVATFGIGAALAAVAGVMWGANYASIQFAMGFVPGLKAFSAAVLGGIGNIYGAMIGGIVLGIIESLGAGYIGDLTGGFLGSNYQDIFAFVVLILVLTIRPSGIMGERVADRA, encoded by the coding sequence ATGGATACATTTATCCAACAAATTATCAACGGGCTGGTGCTAGGCAGCATGTATGCGCTGGTCGCCCTCGGGTACACCATGGTGTACGGCGTGCTGAACCTGATTAACTTCGCCCACGGCGACGTGCTGATGATCGGCGCCATGATCGGCCTGACCATCCTGCGCCTGCTCGAAGCGTATGCGCCCGGCCTGCCGGGCTACGTGCAGCTGGCCGTTGCCATCATCGGCGCCATTCCGCTCTGCATGCTGGTCAACATCATCATCGAACGCGTGGCCTACCGCCGCCTGCGCAACGCACCCCGCCTCGCTCCCCTGATTACCGCCATCGGCGTGTCCATCCTGCTCCAGACCTTCGCCATGATGATCTGGGGCCGCAATCCGCTGCCCTTCCCGCAGCTGCTGCCAAGCGATCCAATCCTGGTGGGTGGCGCCGTGATCAGCGTGACCCAGGTGCTGCTGCTGGTGCTGGCCGCCGCCTCCATGTTCGGCCTCGTGATGCTGGTCGAGAAAACCCGCATGGGCCGCGCCATGCGCGCCGTGGCGGAGAACCCGCGCGTGGCGGGCCTCATGGGCGTGGACTCGAACCGCGTGATCGTCGCCACCTTCGGCATCGGCGCCGCGCTGGCCGCCGTGGCAGGCGTGATGTGGGGCGCGAACTACGCGTCCATCCAGTTCGCCATGGGCTTCGTGCCCGGCCTGAAGGCTTTCTCCGCCGCGGTGCTGGGCGGTATCGGCAATATCTACGGCGCCATGATCGGCGGCATTGTGCTGGGCATTATCGAGAGCCTGGGCGCAGGCTACATCGGCGACCTGACCGGCGGCTTCCTCGGCTCCAACTACCAGGACATCTTCGCCTTCGTGGTGCTGATCCTGGTGCTGACGATCCGTCCGTCCGGCATCATGGGTGAACGCGTCGCCGACCGCGCATAA
- the ispH gene encoding 4-hydroxy-3-methylbut-2-enyl diphosphate reductase, with product MDKEILLAQPRGFCAGVDRAIEIVERALQQFGAPIYVRHEIVHNAYVVEDLRAKGAIFIEELDDVPAGNTLVFSAHGVSKAVRAEAEARGLSIFDATCPLVTKVHVEVAKMRKQGCEIVMIGHDGHPEVEGTMGQAEEGMHLVETVDDVAKLNVRNPEMVAYVSQTTLSVDDTADIIAALKARYPAIIEPKKGDICYATTNRQEAVKFMAPQVEVVIVVGSPNSSNSNRLREVAEKKGTPAYMVDNASQINPAWLEGKLRVGVTAGASAPEVLVQAVIDRLKELGAKSVRPLEGVEEHVTFPLPKGLDGNKNNTTM from the coding sequence ATGGACAAAGAAATTCTCCTGGCCCAGCCGCGCGGCTTCTGCGCTGGCGTGGACCGCGCCATCGAAATCGTGGAACGCGCGCTGCAGCAGTTCGGCGCGCCCATCTACGTGCGCCACGAGATTGTGCACAACGCCTATGTGGTGGAAGACCTGCGCGCCAAGGGCGCCATCTTCATCGAGGAACTGGACGACGTCCCCGCGGGGAACACGCTGGTGTTCTCGGCCCACGGCGTATCGAAGGCCGTGCGCGCCGAAGCCGAGGCGCGCGGCCTCTCCATTTTCGACGCCACCTGCCCCCTGGTCACCAAGGTGCACGTGGAAGTGGCCAAGATGCGCAAGCAGGGCTGCGAGATCGTCATGATCGGCCACGACGGCCATCCTGAAGTGGAAGGCACCATGGGCCAGGCGGAAGAGGGCATGCACCTGGTGGAAACCGTGGACGACGTGGCGAAGCTGAACGTGCGCAATCCCGAGATGGTGGCCTATGTATCGCAGACCACCCTGTCCGTGGACGACACGGCGGACATCATCGCCGCCCTGAAGGCGCGCTACCCGGCCATCATCGAGCCGAAGAAGGGCGACATCTGCTACGCCACCACCAACCGCCAGGAAGCCGTGAAGTTCATGGCGCCGCAGGTGGAGGTGGTGATCGTGGTGGGCAGCCCGAACAGCTCGAATTCCAACCGCCTGCGCGAAGTGGCCGAGAAGAAGGGCACACCGGCCTACATGGTGGACAACGCCTCCCAGATCAACCCCGCCTGGCTGGAAGGCAAGTTGCGCGTGGGCGTGACCGCCGGCGCGTCGGCCCCCGAAGTGCTGGTGCAGGCTGTGATCGACCGCCTCAAGGAGCTGGGCGCGAAGAGCGTGCGTCCCCTGGAGGGCGTGGAGGAGCACGTGACCTTCCCCCTGCCCAAAGGCCTGGATGGCAATAAAAACAACACGACTATGTAA
- a CDS encoding FKBP-type peptidyl-prolyl cis-trans isomerase produces MSDTQAAVVTKSAYLTLHYRLATLDGADIVSTFAGNPATLMLGQGQLAPVLEDLLIGLPEGTHKVFDLEPGVGFGPRNPDLIQHVSRATLDENSVPGADYKVGDLVDFAAPGGGRFAGILRELREDSAVFDFNHPLAGQPVKFEVNIISVL; encoded by the coding sequence ATGTCTGACACTCAAGCTGCCGTCGTTACCAAGTCGGCCTACCTGACCCTGCACTACCGCCTTGCCACCCTCGATGGGGCGGACATCGTTTCCACCTTCGCGGGCAATCCGGCCACGCTGATGCTGGGCCAGGGCCAGCTGGCGCCCGTGCTGGAGGATCTGCTGATCGGCCTGCCCGAGGGCACGCACAAGGTCTTCGACCTGGAACCAGGCGTCGGCTTCGGCCCGCGCAACCCGGACCTGATCCAGCACGTGTCGCGCGCCACGCTCGACGAGAACTCGGTGCCGGGCGCCGATTACAAGGTGGGCGACCTGGTGGACTTCGCGGCGCCGGGCGGCGGCCGCTTTGCGGGCATCCTGCGCGAGCTGCGCGAGGACTCCGCCGTTTTCGATTTCAACCACCCGCTGGCTGGCCAGCCGGTGAAGTTCGAAGTGAACATCATCTCGGTACTGTAA
- the radC gene encoding RadC family protein — MGITDWPEHLRPRERLIREGPQALSDAELLAVFLRVGVRGKSAVDLAGEMVRHFGSLQALFAAGQAEFTRIPGLGAAKYAQLQAVMELARRAIAEELRTGPTLSSPQAVKTYLQAALTGKRHEAFHVLFLDVKNRLIEARELFRGTLTHTSVYPREVVREALARNAAAVMLAHNHPSGTPEPSESDLLLTRALVQALALVDIRVLDHFVVAGSRVHSFAEHGQI, encoded by the coding sequence ATGGGCATCACGGATTGGCCGGAACATCTGCGTCCAAGGGAACGCCTGATTCGCGAAGGCCCGCAAGCCCTGTCCGACGCCGAGCTGCTGGCCGTCTTCCTGCGCGTGGGCGTGCGCGGCAAGAGCGCCGTGGATCTGGCGGGCGAGATGGTGCGCCATTTCGGCTCCCTCCAGGCCCTGTTCGCGGCCGGACAGGCCGAATTCACCCGTATCCCCGGCCTGGGCGCGGCCAAATACGCCCAGCTGCAGGCAGTGATGGAACTTGCCCGCCGCGCCATCGCCGAAGAATTGCGTACCGGGCCCACCCTCAGCTCGCCCCAGGCCGTGAAGACCTACCTCCAGGCCGCGCTGACGGGAAAACGCCACGAGGCCTTCCACGTGTTGTTCCTGGACGTCAAAAACCGCCTCATCGAGGCCCGCGAACTATTTCGTGGCACCCTCACCCACACCAGCGTCTACCCGCGTGAAGTGGTGCGCGAGGCGCTGGCGCGCAACGCCGCCGCCGTCATGCTGGCTCATAACCACCCTTCCGGCACACCCGAACCCAGCGAGTCCGACCTGCTGCTCACCAGGGCCCTGGTGCAGGCCCTGGCCCTTGTGGACATCAGGGTTCTGGACCATTTCGTGGTGGCCGGCAGCCGCGTCCACTCCTTCGCCGAACATGGTCAAATCTAG
- the rpmB gene encoding 50S ribosomal protein L28 has product MARVCQVTGKKPMVGNNVSHANNKTKRRFLPNLQNRRIFVESENRWVSLRLSNAGLRVIDKVGIDAVLADMRARGEKV; this is encoded by the coding sequence ATGGCACGTGTCTGCCAAGTTACTGGGAAGAAGCCGATGGTCGGCAACAACGTTTCCCACGCAAACAACAAGACGAAACGTCGTTTCCTGCCTAACCTGCAGAACCGCCGTATCTTCGTTGAATCGGAAAACCGCTGGGTCTCCCTGCGTCTGTCCAACGCCGGTCTGCGCGTTATCGACAAGGTCGGCATCGACGCCGTCCTGGCCGACATGCGCGCTCGTGGCGAAAAAGTTTAA
- the rpmG gene encoding 50S ribosomal protein L33: protein MAKTGRDKIKLESTAGTGHFYTTTKNKRTMPGKMEIMKFDPKARKHVTYKETKIK, encoded by the coding sequence ATGGCGAAAACTGGCCGCGACAAAATCAAGCTGGAATCGACCGCAGGTACCGGTCACTTCTACACCACCACCAAGAACAAGCGCACGATGCCTGGCAAGATGGAGATCATGAAGTTCGATCCCAAAGCACGCAAGCACGTGACCTACAAAGAAACCAAGATCAAGTAA
- a CDS encoding DesA family fatty acid desaturase, whose product MNAVLEFLTHGVSGLSNWQTVIFTLIVTHITIASVTIYLHRHQAHRALELHALPSHFFRFWLWLTTGQVTKEWAAIHRKHHAKCDTEEDPHSPVTRGIKKVFWEGAELYRAESKNKETLEKYGHGTPSDWIEKNLYSRFSWQGVALMLIVDFILFGAKGITVWAVQMLWIPVTAAGIINGIGHYWGYRNYDCSDAATNIIPWGIIIGGEELHNNHHTYATSAKLSSKWYEFDIGWGYIRALEMLGLAKVKKLPPVPKFAEGKLKADFDTLQSVIANRYDVMAKYAKSVKHAWKEELEHLKDKAQLESRFLKSSRKLLQREPAKLEAPQKQQLIELFQHSKALETMHNMRVELGVIWERSHFSRDELVHKLQDWCERAEASGIKALQDFSLRLRSYA is encoded by the coding sequence TTGAACGCAGTACTGGAGTTCCTGACGCATGGCGTCTCCGGCCTGTCCAACTGGCAGACCGTGATTTTTACGCTGATCGTGACGCATATTACGATCGCGAGCGTGACGATTTATCTGCACCGCCATCAGGCGCACCGCGCCCTGGAGCTGCACGCCCTTCCGAGCCACTTCTTCCGCTTCTGGCTGTGGCTGACCACCGGCCAGGTGACCAAGGAGTGGGCCGCCATCCACCGCAAGCACCATGCGAAGTGCGATACCGAGGAAGATCCGCACAGCCCGGTGACCCGCGGCATCAAGAAAGTGTTCTGGGAAGGCGCCGAACTGTACCGCGCCGAGTCGAAGAACAAGGAAACGCTGGAGAAGTACGGCCACGGCACCCCGAGCGACTGGATCGAGAAGAACCTGTATTCGCGCTTCAGCTGGCAGGGCGTGGCCCTGATGCTGATCGTCGACTTCATCCTGTTCGGCGCCAAAGGCATTACGGTGTGGGCTGTGCAGATGCTGTGGATTCCCGTGACGGCCGCCGGCATCATCAACGGCATCGGCCACTACTGGGGCTACCGCAATTACGACTGCTCGGATGCCGCCACCAACATCATCCCCTGGGGCATCATCATCGGCGGCGAGGAGCTGCATAACAATCACCACACTTATGCGACCTCGGCCAAGCTGTCGTCCAAGTGGTACGAGTTCGATATCGGCTGGGGCTATATCCGCGCCCTGGAGATGCTGGGCCTGGCCAAAGTGAAGAAGCTGCCGCCGGTGCCGAAATTCGCCGAAGGCAAGCTGAAGGCGGACTTCGACACGCTGCAGTCCGTCATCGCCAACCGCTACGACGTGATGGCCAAGTATGCCAAGTCGGTCAAGCACGCCTGGAAGGAAGAGCTGGAGCACCTGAAGGACAAGGCGCAGCTGGAATCGCGCTTCCTGAAGTCCTCGCGCAAGCTGCTGCAGCGCGAACCGGCCAAGCTGGAGGCGCCGCAGAAGCAGCAGCTGATCGAGCTCTTCCAGCACAGCAAGGCGCTGGAGACCATGCACAATATGCGCGTGGAACTGGGCGTGATCTGGGAGCGTTCGCACTTCTCGCGCGACGAGCTGGTGCACAAGCTGCAGGACTGGTGCGAGCGCGCCGAGGCGTCCGGCATCAAGGCGCTGCAGGACTTCTCGCTGCGCCTGCGCAGCTACGCGTAA
- a CDS encoding mechanosensitive ion channel family protein gives MKQIPLSNLINDLLGDLRDPGLMWQLGALVVAIVLGWTLSGMIRSRLAQREVHGVQRFGVESFGRVVGPLAIVCLLAAAQVVLQRWHHVNLLKVALPIFGSLAVIRFVFFLLRRVFARQGQLGAALLTFEKIFQLLVWLAFALYITGLWDDIYRHLDAIVLPLGKYRVSVAAIFQGAISVVVLLVLAMWAGAALEERLMNMPTLHTNLRVVLARTGRALLILVSVLLSLSLVGIDLTVLSVFGGALGVGLGLGLQKIASNYVSGFIILLDRSLTIGDMITVDKFSGQVTRINTRYTVLQGLDGVESIVPNEMFVSSPVQNSSLSNKMLALSTKVTVAYDSDLDQVLKLLEEAAASVERVSAEKPPGATLQAFGADGLELQLSFWISDPEHGKGGVTSDVNRAVWKALKDNRISLPFPQRELRILGPLPDVALSQNRVDEQATFRDSAGNARTITSDTSENTGR, from the coding sequence ATGAAGCAGATTCCGCTGTCTAATCTGATCAACGACCTGCTGGGCGATCTGCGCGATCCCGGCTTGATGTGGCAGCTCGGCGCTCTCGTCGTGGCCATCGTGCTGGGCTGGACTTTGTCGGGCATGATCCGCAGCCGCCTCGCCCAGCGCGAGGTGCACGGGGTGCAGCGCTTCGGCGTGGAGAGCTTCGGCCGTGTCGTGGGACCGCTCGCCATCGTCTGCCTGCTGGCGGCCGCGCAGGTTGTGCTGCAGCGCTGGCATCATGTAAATCTGCTGAAGGTGGCGCTGCCGATCTTCGGCTCGCTTGCCGTCATCCGCTTCGTGTTCTTCCTGCTGCGCCGCGTCTTCGCCCGCCAGGGCCAGCTCGGCGCCGCCCTCCTGACCTTCGAGAAGATCTTCCAGCTCCTCGTCTGGCTTGCCTTCGCGCTCTACATTACCGGCCTGTGGGACGATATCTACCGCCATCTGGATGCCATCGTGCTGCCGCTCGGGAAGTACCGGGTGTCGGTGGCCGCTATCTTCCAGGGCGCCATCTCCGTCGTCGTGCTGCTGGTGCTGGCGATGTGGGCGGGCGCGGCGCTGGAGGAGCGGCTGATGAACATGCCCACCCTGCACACGAATCTGCGCGTGGTGCTGGCGCGTACGGGGAGGGCGCTGCTGATCCTGGTTTCCGTGCTGCTGAGCTTGTCGCTCGTGGGCATCGACCTGACGGTGCTGTCCGTGTTCGGCGGCGCGCTGGGCGTGGGCCTCGGCCTGGGCCTGCAGAAGATCGCGAGCAATTACGTGTCGGGCTTTATCATCCTGCTGGACCGCAGCCTGACCATCGGCGACATGATTACCGTGGACAAGTTCAGCGGCCAGGTCACCCGCATCAATACCCGCTATACCGTGCTGCAGGGCCTGGACGGGGTGGAATCCATTGTGCCGAACGAGATGTTCGTGTCGAGCCCGGTTCAGAATTCTTCCCTGTCGAACAAGATGCTGGCGCTGAGCACCAAAGTCACCGTGGCCTACGATTCGGACCTGGACCAGGTGCTGAAGCTGCTGGAAGAGGCCGCCGCTTCGGTCGAACGGGTGTCGGCGGAGAAGCCGCCGGGCGCCACGCTCCAGGCCTTCGGCGCCGACGGGCTGGAGCTCCAGCTGAGCTTCTGGATCAGCGATCCCGAGCACGGCAAGGGCGGGGTGACGTCGGACGTGAACCGCGCCGTGTGGAAAGCCTTGAAAGACAATCGGATATCGCTGCCTTTCCCCCAGCGCGAGCTGCGCATTCTGGGTCCGCTGCCCGATGTTGCGCTGTCGCAGAACCGTGTTGATGAGCAGGCAACTTTCCGGGATTCGGCGGGAAATGCGCGTACAATCACGTCCGATACAAGCGAAAACACCGGCCGCTAA
- a CDS encoding RsmB/NOP family class I SAM-dependent RNA methyltransferase, which yields MRLPPAVLASAEEVLREILRFTAPADTTLSRYFKDHPRLGGRERGAIAECVYAVLRNKAFFTDFAEGAGGATMRRLMLLGMSDAVGADALPGLTEEEGEWLQRVAQIDRKLLHKSMRTNMPKWLFEKLVEQYGEEETLALADALNTPAPLDLRVNALKAGRDEVIAKLAEAPIAANPTPYAPLGLRVLKKPALQNLPLFKEGAIEVQDEGSQVLAQILGAKRGEMVVDFCAGAGGKTLALGAQMRNTGRLYAFDVSEKRLAKLKPRLARSGLSNVHPVAIAHERDAKIKRLAGKIDRVLVDAPCSGMGTLRRNPDVKWRQPPEAIAEMHDKQVSILDGAARLVKSGGRLVYATCSLLNEENDAVAAQFLESHPDFTLVPMKDVLAEQKIDLDMGDYLKLLPHKHQTDGFFAAVFERKPMPKPAPASTEDN from the coding sequence ATGAGATTGCCACCAGCCGTACTCGCCAGCGCCGAAGAAGTGCTGCGCGAGATCCTGCGCTTTACCGCGCCGGCGGACACCACCCTGTCGCGCTACTTCAAGGACCACCCCCGCCTGGGCGGACGCGAGCGCGGCGCCATCGCCGAATGCGTCTATGCCGTGCTGCGCAACAAGGCCTTCTTCACCGACTTCGCCGAAGGCGCGGGCGGCGCCACCATGCGCCGCCTGATGCTGCTGGGCATGTCCGACGCCGTGGGCGCCGATGCGCTGCCCGGCCTCACCGAGGAAGAGGGCGAATGGCTGCAGCGTGTGGCCCAGATCGACCGCAAGCTGCTGCATAAATCCATGCGCACCAACATGCCGAAATGGCTGTTCGAGAAACTGGTGGAGCAGTACGGCGAAGAAGAAACCCTGGCCCTGGCCGACGCACTGAACACGCCGGCGCCGCTGGACCTGCGCGTGAACGCCCTCAAGGCCGGACGCGACGAAGTGATCGCCAAGCTGGCCGAGGCGCCGATTGCCGCCAATCCCACGCCCTATGCGCCGCTGGGCCTGCGCGTGCTGAAAAAGCCCGCGCTGCAGAACCTGCCGCTGTTCAAGGAAGGCGCCATCGAGGTGCAGGACGAAGGCAGCCAGGTGCTGGCGCAGATCCTGGGCGCGAAGCGTGGCGAGATGGTGGTCGACTTCTGCGCGGGCGCGGGCGGCAAGACGCTGGCGCTGGGCGCGCAGATGCGCAATACGGGGCGCCTCTACGCCTTCGACGTATCGGAAAAGCGCCTCGCCAAGCTCAAGCCGCGCCTGGCGCGTTCGGGCCTGTCCAATGTGCACCCCGTGGCCATTGCGCACGAGCGCGACGCCAAGATTAAGCGCCTGGCGGGCAAGATCGATCGCGTGCTGGTCGATGCGCCATGCTCCGGCATGGGCACGCTGCGCCGCAATCCGGACGTGAAATGGCGCCAGCCGCCGGAAGCCATCGCCGAGATGCACGACAAGCAGGTCTCGATCCTGGACGGGGCGGCGCGGCTGGTGAAAAGCGGTGGCCGCCTCGTGTACGCCACCTGCAGCCTGCTGAACGAAGAGAACGACGCGGTCGCGGCGCAATTCCTGGAAAGCCACCCCGACTTCACGCTGGTGCCGATGAAAGACGTGCTGGCCGAGCAGAAGATCGACCTCGACATGGGCGACTACCTCAAGCTGCTGCCGCACAAGCACCAGACGGACGGCTTCTTCGCCGCCGTCTTCGAGCGCAAGCCCATGCCCAAACCCGCCCCCGCATCCACCGAGGACAACTGA
- the purN gene encoding phosphoribosylglycinamide formyltransferase — MKNIVILISGRGSNMEAVVKAAEAEQWPARIAAVISNKPDAKGLEFAARHGIPTAVVANKEYPSREAFDAALQQVIDSYQPDLVVLAGFMRILTPGFVEHYAGRMLNIHPSLLPLFPGLHTHEAALASGLAQHGATVHFVTAELDHGPMVDQVAVPVLPGDTVDTLSARVLEQEHVLYPRAIRWFIEDRLTVEDGKVRVDHTVN, encoded by the coding sequence ATGAAAAACATCGTCATCCTGATTTCCGGACGCGGCAGCAATATGGAAGCCGTGGTCAAGGCCGCCGAGGCCGAGCAGTGGCCGGCGCGTATTGCCGCCGTCATCAGCAACAAGCCGGATGCCAAAGGGCTGGAATTTGCCGCCCGCCATGGCATTCCCACGGCGGTGGTCGCCAACAAGGAATATCCCAGCCGCGAGGCCTTCGATGCGGCGCTGCAGCAGGTGATCGACAGCTACCAGCCGGACCTGGTGGTGCTGGCGGGCTTCATGCGCATCCTCACGCCCGGCTTCGTCGAGCATTATGCGGGGCGCATGCTCAATATCCACCCCTCGCTGCTGCCGCTCTTCCCCGGGCTGCATACGCACGAGGCGGCGCTGGCCTCCGGGCTGGCCCAGCACGGCGCCACCGTCCACTTCGTGACGGCCGAGCTGGACCATGGTCCCATGGTGGACCAGGTCGCCGTGCCCGTGCTGCCGGGGGATACGGTGGACACCCTGTCGGCCCGCGTGCTGGAACAGGAACATGTACTTTACCCGCGCGCCATCCGCTGGTTTATTGAAGATAGACTCACGGTCGAGGATGGCAAGGTCCGTGTGGACCATACCGTTAATTAA
- a CDS encoding barstar family protein, with the protein MSLLITVPPNLVQSIRAFRVVELQEEAGRLGQHFLYAHCHAGLTKQQVLGIIAESFRFPKPCGKNFDALRETLTNTLHQAGPQPGFLIVLEQLPNTQKFDREARETLLDVFRDAADYWAEKKVPFRVFYSFE; encoded by the coding sequence ATGAGTTTGTTGATAACCGTGCCGCCCAATCTTGTCCAGTCCATCCGGGCCTTCCGGGTGGTGGAACTGCAAGAAGAAGCCGGCCGCCTGGGACAGCATTTCCTGTATGCGCACTGCCACGCTGGCCTGACCAAGCAGCAAGTACTGGGGATCATTGCCGAATCCTTCCGCTTTCCCAAGCCCTGCGGTAAAAACTTCGACGCGCTGCGCGAAACGCTGACCAATACGCTGCATCAGGCCGGTCCCCAGCCGGGCTTCCTGATTGTGCTGGAGCAGCTGCCCAACACGCAAAAATTCGACCGCGAAGCCCGCGAGACCCTGCTCGACGTGTTCCGCGACGCGGCCGATTACTGGGCCGAAAAGAAAGTCCCGTTCCGGGTTTTCTACTCCTTCGAATAG
- a CDS encoding glycine zipper 2TM domain-containing protein, translated as MKMQTKLILSALCLGAAVPAVQAVEFEDYARVVRVTPQMERINRPRQECRTEYVQVQQQPQRSVGGSIIGGVAGALLGSQVGSGHGKTAATAAGAIAGAVVGDRVDNQNAGPGGVTEQAVKQCRMVDNWEQRPNGYEVVYDYRGRNYTSFMSYDPGERLRLRVSVEPMQ; from the coding sequence ATGAAAATGCAAACGAAGCTGATCCTGTCCGCACTCTGCCTGGGCGCGGCCGTGCCGGCGGTTCAGGCTGTCGAGTTCGAAGACTACGCCCGCGTGGTGCGCGTCACCCCGCAAATGGAACGCATCAACCGTCCGCGCCAGGAGTGCCGCACTGAGTATGTGCAGGTCCAGCAGCAGCCCCAGCGCAGCGTGGGCGGCTCCATCATCGGCGGCGTGGCCGGCGCCCTGCTGGGCAGCCAGGTGGGCAGCGGCCACGGCAAGACGGCCGCCACCGCGGCCGGGGCCATCGCCGGCGCCGTGGTGGGCGACCGCGTGGATAACCAGAACGCCGGCCCAGGCGGCGTGACCGAGCAGGCAGTGAAGCAGTGCCGCATGGTCGACAACTGGGAACAGCGTCCGAACGGCTATGAGGTGGTGTACGATTACCGCGGCCGCAATTACACCAGTTTCATGAGCTACGACCCGGGCGAGCGCCTGCGCCTGCGCGTGTCGGTCGAGCCCATGCAGTAA
- a CDS encoding spermine/spermidine synthase domain-containing protein, translating to MLIKRKSIEKEESSRPASPRTAVSRKPKFAPVTLSEQDGVRYLHFGTEWVQGAMRIRKPDWPELEYAQQMMAWMLWNRAPRRIAQLGLGTGALTKFCYKTFPEASVTAVELNPSVIAIGASMFKMPPNDERLQVLEGDAMDFVNDPANHGTLDALQVDLYDATARGPVLDTPEFYQACAACLTADGIMTVNLFGDHPSYAKNLKAMKFAFPQVLSLPQVHDGNVVAIAFKTERAIDAQALKDRAAQIAAETKLPAKSWVKGLLAS from the coding sequence ATGCTTATCAAACGCAAATCCATCGAAAAAGAAGAGTCGTCCCGTCCCGCGTCCCCCCGGACGGCCGTATCCCGCAAGCCCAAGTTCGCGCCGGTGACCCTGTCCGAACAGGACGGCGTGCGCTACCTTCATTTCGGCACCGAATGGGTGCAGGGCGCCATGCGCATCCGCAAGCCGGACTGGCCCGAGCTGGAATACGCGCAGCAGATGATGGCCTGGATGCTGTGGAACCGGGCGCCGCGCCGCATCGCCCAGCTGGGCCTGGGCACCGGCGCGCTCACCAAGTTCTGCTACAAGACCTTCCCGGAAGCCTCGGTAACGGCCGTGGAGCTGAACCCCTCCGTCATCGCCATCGGCGCCTCCATGTTCAAGATGCCGCCGAACGACGAGCGCCTGCAGGTACTGGAAGGCGACGCCATGGATTTCGTGAACGATCCCGCCAACCACGGCACCCTCGACGCCTTGCAGGTGGACCTGTACGACGCCACCGCGCGCGGCCCCGTGCTCGACACGCCGGAGTTCTACCAGGCCTGCGCCGCCTGCCTGACGGCCGATGGCATCATGACCGTCAACCTCTTTGGCGATCACCCGAGCTACGCGAAGAACCTGAAGGCGATGAAGTTCGCCTTCCCGCAAGTTCTCAGCCTGCCGCAGGTGCATGATGGGAATGTTGTGGCGATAGCCTTCAAGACCGAACGCGCCATCGATGCACAGGCGCTCAAAGACCGGGCCGCGCAGATCGCGGCCGAAACCAAACTGCCGGCCAAGTCCTGGGTCAAGGGCCTGCTGGCGAGCTGA